One genomic window of Polyangium aurulentum includes the following:
- a CDS encoding DUF692 domain-containing protein: protein MRLRTTRATSIEGVGLGLRFELLDDVLARIDAGAPLGCVAFFEVAPENYMRRGGFIPAALERVAARFPLLAHGLTLSIGGLDPFDDAYLGELGAFLERYHVPLFSDHLCFSGAGGRILHDLLPLPLSRAAANHAARRIGEASERIGMPVAVENVTRYLVPGQPEMTEAAFIGEVLERADARLLLDVNNAYVNAVNDGADPLAFLGALPLDRVAAIHVAGHERFEDVGLVVDTHGADVIDPVLELLAWTVERTGPVPVVIERDHNIPPLDELLAEAERVEAAYRRGLERRQERARG from the coding sequence CTGCGGCTGAGAACGACACGCGCGACCTCGATCGAGGGCGTCGGCCTGGGGCTCCGCTTCGAGCTCCTCGACGACGTCCTCGCCCGGATCGACGCGGGCGCGCCGCTCGGGTGCGTCGCGTTCTTCGAGGTCGCCCCCGAGAACTACATGCGCCGAGGCGGCTTCATCCCGGCCGCCCTCGAGCGCGTCGCCGCGCGCTTTCCCCTGCTCGCGCACGGCCTGACGCTCTCGATCGGCGGGCTCGATCCCTTCGACGACGCCTACCTCGGCGAGCTCGGCGCGTTCCTCGAGCGCTACCACGTGCCCCTCTTCTCCGATCACCTCTGCTTCTCGGGCGCCGGCGGCCGCATCCTGCACGATCTCCTTCCGCTGCCGCTCTCGCGAGCCGCCGCCAACCACGCGGCGCGGCGCATCGGGGAGGCGTCAGAGAGGATCGGCATGCCCGTCGCGGTCGAGAACGTGACGCGCTACCTCGTGCCCGGACAGCCCGAGATGACCGAGGCGGCGTTCATCGGCGAGGTGCTCGAAAGAGCGGACGCGCGGCTCCTGCTCGACGTCAACAACGCCTACGTGAACGCGGTGAACGACGGCGCCGACCCGCTCGCGTTCCTCGGCGCGCTGCCGCTCGATCGCGTGGCCGCGATCCACGTGGCCGGCCACGAGCGGTTCGAGGACGTGGGGCTCGTCGTCGACACGCACGGCGCCGACGTGATCGATCCGGTGCTCGAGCTGCTCGCGTGGACCGTGGAGAGGACGGGGCCCGTGCCCGTGGTGATCGAGCGCGATCACAACATCCCGCCGCTCGACGAGCTGCTCGCCGAAGCCGAGCGCGTCGAGGCCGCCTACCGCCGAGGGCTCGAGCGCCGGCAGGAGAGGGCGCGTGGCTGA
- a CDS encoding bifunctional serine/threonine-protein kinase/formylglycine-generating enzyme family protein, translated as MTNRPQQDPLGIIGTIIAEKYRIDGLIGEGGFSVVYRAEHLIWQQPVAIKCFRILSQAPAERRDELLDGFIQEGRLLASLSSRTAAIVQARDIGKFTTPDGLWIPYMVLEWLEGKTLDQVLFEERIAGYKPREVHEALALLEPVASALEIAHSKNIAHRDIKPANIFIIGDPRGPSPFTKVLDFGIAKVMAEHAALATALAQTGKDISAFTPNYGAPEQFSRTHGATGPWTDVFAMALIMVEMLRGAPVLDGDDFVQLAVQCRDPNNRPTPRSFGVEVSPEVEAVFAKALAVAPADRYPSMGRFWAALYQAVFPEGAGWNMPSTTGIASGASLGVASGRGSMPSMGSITAQRAAAGTGMGAPPASGPSYGTPQSTGALAPASMTPASMAPGTTGPGSRGKGGVIAFAAVAALALLGGSFVAYKLFRKPPPPSEPAPAGSILAGPAPTSSVSAAATRPTECPSGMALVPGGKFYMGSDDPAFKLWQPAHQVSLDLFCIDLHEVTAGEYKECSDKGECKRPEASPNWPKTAGTTDAEHEKKRVAYAELCTFGKPGFENHPVNCVNWAMADRYCKWRDKRLPTEAEWEYAARGSDGRKFPWGDDEGAVGHMNAGGKEFTAWERAAGLKPSDQLYPQDDGFPATAPVGSFPKGKTRFGADDFVGNVWEWTADWFETYKPDEVINPKGAPAGDRKAMRGGGFNGGNILWLNPAFRFHQVPDATQPSIGFRCAKDL; from the coding sequence ATGACGAACCGGCCGCAACAGGACCCGCTCGGGATCATCGGGACGATCATCGCCGAGAAGTACCGGATCGACGGGCTCATCGGAGAGGGCGGCTTCAGCGTCGTCTACCGCGCCGAGCACCTCATCTGGCAGCAGCCCGTCGCGATCAAATGCTTCCGCATCCTCTCGCAGGCCCCCGCGGAGCGCCGCGACGAGCTGCTCGACGGCTTCATCCAGGAAGGCCGGCTGCTCGCGAGCCTGTCGAGCCGCACGGCCGCGATCGTGCAGGCCCGCGACATCGGCAAGTTCACCACGCCCGACGGGCTGTGGATCCCGTACATGGTGCTCGAGTGGCTGGAGGGCAAGACGCTCGACCAGGTCCTGTTCGAGGAGCGGATCGCGGGCTACAAGCCCCGCGAGGTGCACGAGGCGCTCGCGTTGCTCGAGCCCGTGGCCTCGGCGCTCGAGATCGCGCACTCGAAGAACATCGCGCACCGCGACATCAAGCCCGCGAACATCTTCATCATCGGCGACCCGCGCGGGCCGAGTCCCTTCACCAAGGTGCTCGACTTCGGCATCGCCAAGGTGATGGCCGAGCACGCCGCGCTCGCCACGGCGCTCGCGCAGACCGGCAAGGACATCAGCGCCTTCACGCCGAACTACGGCGCGCCGGAGCAGTTCAGCCGCACGCACGGCGCCACCGGGCCCTGGACCGACGTGTTCGCGATGGCGCTCATCATGGTCGAGATGCTCCGAGGCGCGCCCGTGCTCGACGGCGACGACTTCGTGCAGCTCGCCGTGCAGTGCCGCGACCCGAACAACAGGCCCACGCCGCGCTCGTTCGGCGTCGAGGTCTCGCCCGAGGTCGAGGCGGTGTTCGCGAAGGCGCTCGCGGTGGCGCCCGCCGATCGCTACCCGTCGATGGGGCGCTTCTGGGCCGCGCTCTACCAGGCCGTCTTCCCCGAGGGCGCGGGGTGGAACATGCCGAGCACGACGGGCATCGCCTCCGGTGCCTCGCTCGGGGTCGCATCTGGACGCGGCAGCATGCCGAGCATGGGCTCCATCACGGCCCAGCGCGCCGCCGCAGGGACCGGGATGGGCGCGCCTCCCGCGAGCGGACCTTCGTACGGGACTCCGCAGAGCACGGGGGCGCTCGCGCCTGCATCGATGACGCCTGCGTCCATGGCGCCCGGCACGACGGGGCCGGGCTCGCGCGGCAAGGGTGGCGTCATCGCGTTCGCGGCCGTCGCGGCGCTCGCGCTGCTCGGCGGCAGCTTCGTCGCCTACAAGCTCTTCCGCAAGCCGCCGCCGCCCTCGGAACCCGCGCCCGCGGGCTCGATCCTGGCGGGCCCCGCGCCCACGTCGAGCGTCTCCGCCGCGGCCACGCGCCCCACCGAGTGCCCGAGCGGGATGGCGCTCGTGCCCGGCGGCAAGTTCTACATGGGCTCCGACGATCCGGCCTTCAAGCTGTGGCAACCGGCGCACCAGGTCAGCCTCGACCTCTTCTGCATCGACCTGCACGAGGTCACCGCGGGCGAGTACAAGGAGTGCTCCGACAAGGGCGAGTGCAAGCGCCCCGAGGCGAGCCCGAACTGGCCGAAGACGGCGGGGACGACCGACGCCGAGCACGAGAAGAAGCGCGTTGCGTACGCCGAGCTGTGCACGTTCGGAAAGCCGGGCTTCGAGAACCACCCGGTCAACTGCGTCAACTGGGCGATGGCGGATCGCTACTGCAAGTGGCGCGACAAGCGCCTGCCCACCGAGGCGGAGTGGGAGTACGCGGCGCGCGGCTCCGACGGGCGCAAGTTCCCGTGGGGCGACGACGAGGGCGCCGTCGGGCACATGAACGCGGGCGGCAAGGAGTTCACCGCGTGGGAGAGGGCGGCCGGCCTCAAGCCGTCGGATCAGCTCTACCCGCAGGACGACGGCTTCCCGGCCACCGCGCCGGTTGGCTCTTTCCCGAAGGGCAAGACGCGCTTCGGCGCCGACGATTTCGTGGGCAACGTGTGGGAGTGGACCGCGGACTGGTTCGAGACCTACAAGCCCGACGAGGTCATCAACCCGAAGGGCGCGCCCGCCGGCGACCGCAAGGCGATGCGCGGCGGCGGCTTCAACGGAGGCAACATCCTCTGGCTCAACCCGGCCTTCCGCTTCCATCAGGTGCCGGATGCGACGCAGCCGTCGATCGGCTTCCGCTGCGCCAAGGATCTGTGA
- a CDS encoding class I SAM-dependent methyltransferase: MSNSVVPSSSSGGAPSSGVPPSYMPMALNMRLTGEDEQEVTLTGTLRPFVAEEMAQVRTSLEQAAKTAKGTLCVNLKRLKYMNNVAFLELNRFVRWVARTRPDLRIKFILSSVIPWAIRKFQVIAELYPAVSIEVYDKAFYPVQPVIEDDEFITVLRTQEKLIWAHEQEILPQHGLRPGLRVADICCGLGDFAILLQRDFRPEYLVGVDHSKPLLRYARQVVSDFGLENIEYQYGDAAALLLADNSFDFVSCRLSLQVFPEPDRIVHELVRITRPGGRVYITNEMLSSVVGYPQQEAIRKGYERFLEVCRHGGVDLDMGPKAREVLANGGLEDVKISQINVTNTNSDAHDLARVVELWIRVAWQFGAAAGANPEMHKDIETGLRAHIDTILSDRGYAVWPIIAASGRKPFRTT, translated from the coding sequence ATGAGCAACTCGGTCGTCCCTTCGTCGTCGTCCGGGGGCGCGCCCTCGTCCGGCGTTCCGCCTTCATACATGCCCATGGCGCTCAACATGCGCCTCACGGGGGAAGACGAGCAGGAGGTGACGCTCACGGGCACCCTGCGGCCGTTCGTGGCCGAGGAGATGGCCCAGGTGCGGACCTCGCTCGAGCAGGCGGCGAAGACCGCGAAGGGCACGCTCTGCGTGAACCTGAAGCGGCTCAAGTACATGAACAACGTCGCCTTCCTCGAGCTGAACCGCTTCGTGCGGTGGGTGGCGAGGACGCGGCCGGATCTTCGGATCAAGTTCATCCTGTCGAGCGTCATTCCCTGGGCGATCCGCAAGTTCCAGGTGATAGCCGAGCTGTATCCCGCGGTATCGATCGAGGTATACGACAAGGCGTTCTATCCGGTCCAGCCGGTCATCGAGGACGACGAGTTCATCACCGTCCTGCGCACGCAGGAGAAGCTCATCTGGGCCCACGAGCAGGAGATCCTGCCGCAGCACGGCCTTCGGCCCGGGCTTCGGGTGGCGGACATCTGCTGCGGGCTCGGTGATTTCGCGATCCTGCTCCAGCGCGACTTCCGGCCGGAGTACCTCGTGGGCGTCGACCATTCGAAGCCGCTCCTGCGTTATGCGCGGCAGGTGGTCTCCGACTTCGGGCTCGAGAACATCGAGTATCAGTATGGCGACGCGGCGGCCTTGCTCCTCGCGGACAACTCCTTCGACTTCGTGTCGTGCCGGCTGTCCTTGCAGGTGTTCCCGGAGCCCGATCGCATCGTGCACGAGCTCGTGAGGATCACGAGGCCCGGGGGGCGCGTCTACATCACGAACGAGATGCTCTCGTCGGTGGTCGGGTATCCGCAGCAGGAGGCGATCCGGAAGGGATACGAGCGTTTCCTCGAGGTATGCCGCCATGGCGGGGTCGATCTCGACATGGGCCCGAAGGCGCGCGAGGTGCTCGCCAACGGGGGGCTCGAGGACGTCAAGATCAGCCAGATCAACGTGACCAACACGAACTCGGACGCCCATGATCTCGCGCGGGTGGTCGAGCTGTGGATCCGCGTCGCGTGGCAGTTCGGCGCGGCTGCCGGGGCCAATCCCGAGATGCACAAGGATATCGAGACGGGCCTGCGGGCGCATATCGATACCATCCTGAGCGATCGCGGCTACGCGGTATGGCCCATCATTGCGGCCTCGGGACGAAAGCCTTTCCGAACGACCTGA
- a CDS encoding putative DNA-binding domain-containing protein yields the protein MAERGAAELGRIVEAMRRIVQDPSAQGRIEADARGFLHEALGEGPDVEATAAQGAARLLIYRRLVRRGLASAVRTQLPILEKRLGPLLDAYVTRWLDEEMPRSHYLRDVAGEFVLWALPLWAEDPAIPRWAADLARHEIATFEVASIPGGGGARTAPLALDARARFCSTARVVRYAFAVQRMSVEDGSDPEEAPTALFLYRDAEHEVRSLSLSPLAAAILERLLDGGKLGPAVTEACEALGHSLDQAVLQGTAAVLADLADRGALLGAESEEGAR from the coding sequence GTGGCTGAGAGGGGCGCGGCGGAGCTCGGGCGCATCGTGGAGGCGATGCGGCGCATCGTGCAGGACCCGAGCGCACAGGGCCGCATCGAGGCGGACGCGCGGGGCTTTCTGCACGAGGCGCTCGGCGAGGGGCCCGACGTCGAGGCCACGGCAGCGCAGGGAGCCGCGCGCTTGCTGATCTACCGCAGGCTCGTGCGTCGAGGGCTCGCCTCTGCGGTCCGCACGCAGCTGCCGATCCTCGAGAAGCGCCTCGGGCCCCTCCTCGACGCGTACGTCACCCGCTGGCTCGACGAGGAGATGCCGCGCTCGCATTACCTGCGCGACGTGGCCGGCGAATTCGTCCTGTGGGCGCTGCCCCTCTGGGCCGAGGATCCCGCGATCCCGCGCTGGGCCGCGGATCTCGCGCGGCACGAGATCGCGACGTTCGAGGTGGCCTCGATCCCGGGGGGCGGAGGAGCGCGAACGGCGCCGCTCGCGCTCGACGCCCGCGCGCGCTTCTGCAGCACGGCGCGGGTCGTGCGCTATGCGTTCGCCGTGCAGCGCATGAGCGTCGAGGATGGCTCCGACCCCGAGGAGGCGCCGACGGCGCTCTTTCTGTACCGCGACGCCGAGCACGAGGTCCGCAGCCTGTCCCTGTCGCCGCTCGCGGCCGCGATCCTCGAGCGGCTGCTCGATGGAGGCAAGCTCGGGCCCGCGGTGACCGAGGCTTGCGAGGCGCTCGGGCACTCGCTCGACCAGGCCGTGCTCCAGGGGACCGCGGCCGTGCTCGCCGATCTCGCCGATCGAGGCGCGCTGCTCGGCGCCGAGTCCGAAGAGGGCGCGCGATGA
- a CDS encoding DUF72 domain-containing protein, translating to MKQLDLFGGPSEPDLPNLEADRALAARLPQHVLLGTSTWTFPGWRGVLYPRTVTEREIVAHGLRLYAQNPLFRTVGIDRSYYAPLSDEELARYRADLPDGFPCAMKVWSGIVSRHDPRTGAPNPTFLDPRAFETHVLGPAARSFARHTGVLLFVLSPMRAVKPAPEELAEGLDRFFEAVPRSLRCAVELRNPELLSGAYLRTLARHGVSHVLGLWERMPSIGRQLAVPAILTAPLVICRLSIRPGDRYEERKRAMAPFDRIVDVDETTRGDVVTLARRCAAERRSLMVLVNNKVEGCAPLTVRALAQRIVDGA from the coding sequence ATGAAACAGCTCGACCTGTTCGGAGGTCCGAGCGAGCCCGATCTCCCCAACCTCGAGGCCGACCGCGCGCTCGCCGCCCGGCTACCCCAGCACGTGCTGCTCGGTACCTCGACGTGGACCTTCCCCGGCTGGCGCGGCGTGCTCTACCCGCGCACGGTCACGGAACGGGAGATCGTCGCCCACGGACTCCGCCTCTACGCACAAAACCCGCTCTTTCGTACCGTCGGCATCGACCGCAGCTACTACGCGCCCCTCTCCGACGAAGAGCTCGCCCGTTACCGCGCCGACCTGCCCGACGGCTTCCCCTGCGCGATGAAGGTCTGGAGCGGCATCGTCTCCCGCCACGACCCACGCACGGGCGCCCCGAACCCGACGTTCCTCGACCCACGCGCGTTCGAAACGCACGTCCTCGGCCCAGCCGCCCGCTCCTTCGCGCGCCATACGGGCGTCCTCCTCTTCGTCTTGTCGCCGATGCGCGCCGTCAAACCCGCACCCGAAGAGCTCGCCGAGGGGCTCGACCGCTTCTTCGAAGCCGTCCCACGCTCGCTCCGCTGCGCCGTCGAGCTGCGCAACCCAGAGCTGCTCTCGGGGGCATACCTGCGAACGCTTGCCCGTCACGGGGTCTCCCACGTGCTCGGGCTCTGGGAACGCATGCCCTCGATCGGCCGGCAGCTCGCCGTTCCCGCGATCCTCACCGCTCCCCTCGTCATATGCCGGCTGTCCATCCGGCCAGGCGACCGTTACGAGGAGCGAAAGCGCGCGATGGCGCCCTTCGACAGGATCGTCGACGTCGACGAGACGACGCGCGGGGACGTAGTCACGCTCGCACGACGCTGCGCCGCGGAAAGGCGCTCGCTGATGGTGCTGGTGAACAACAAGGTGGAAGGGTGCGCCCCGCTGACCGTGCGCGCGCTGGCGCAGAGGATCGTGGATGGAGCGTGA
- a CDS encoding SpoIIE family protein phosphatase, with product MSSDARENPGVPRLRGVLARFKQFNTKFLLVTGVSVLLGAVLNMLVARQGIHKLSAESTREIEAGLNVANREYLTNHLGDTAQHVNFEFHHAFTDIELVADIAQTVIDHDGELGNMHETLASLPYLKDKFAYKAKSDGGGDWQQNAEGEPAVISIWGYMLDNGQIRPEAQRAADRTAYMDFLLPSFKRRGADKLQIYAVGPPAHPYVRLAPYIDLAGIFDQTYPGHNNKNFYEFFYPGLLKSWEGWMGEPGGLDARKSQVTLWPPYNDAGGGGLILTIFHPLWEKDRKQIAGAIGLDLTLNQIVAYVRDVKLANTGFAFLAQADGNVIAVNESGQKQLGLQEKAEQQGLALLKRLLKDSTEPQVASIELPEDETVQYRDNVMIGGEPHVMVLKRLAPFNTWSNERIATEYWTLGFVVPKKEIYASLYAAQRAIEDSRTSIVTSQAFIAIGSFLVLMAGVFLISRRMTGALVALSGGAARMREGDYGVRVAVTSDDEIGQLSVAFNEMAAEIQAHTQNLEELVKARTKELEEANKEIMSLNAQLAQENLRLGAELNVARQLQLMVLPPAQELKEIKDLDIAGYMSPADEVGGDYYDVLRGNGVVKIGIGDVTGHGLESGVLMLMVQTAVRTLLASNETDPQRFLSIVNKVIYQNIQRISSDKNLTLSLMDYSDGVLRLTGQHEEVIIVRTDGTLERVDTTGLGLPVGMDEDISDFLSNIEIKLAIGDVVILFTDGVTEAERTDTKQYGVERLCEVVLRNHDKTSQEIKDAVIDDVMAHIGNNKIYDDITVLVIKRL from the coding sequence GTGTCGTCAGACGCTCGTGAAAACCCCGGAGTCCCGCGTCTGCGCGGGGTGCTCGCGAGGTTCAAGCAGTTCAACACCAAGTTCCTCTTGGTCACCGGCGTCAGCGTGCTGCTCGGCGCGGTCCTGAACATGCTGGTCGCGCGGCAGGGCATCCACAAGCTCAGCGCAGAGTCAACGCGCGAGATCGAGGCGGGCCTCAACGTCGCCAACCGCGAGTACCTGACCAACCACCTCGGGGACACGGCCCAGCACGTCAACTTCGAGTTCCACCACGCGTTCACGGACATCGAGCTGGTGGCGGACATCGCCCAGACGGTGATCGATCATGACGGCGAGCTCGGCAACATGCACGAGACGCTGGCTTCGCTGCCTTACTTGAAAGACAAGTTTGCGTACAAAGCGAAGTCGGACGGTGGCGGCGACTGGCAGCAGAACGCCGAGGGCGAGCCGGCGGTCATCTCGATCTGGGGCTACATGCTCGACAACGGTCAGATCCGGCCCGAGGCGCAGCGGGCGGCGGATCGGACCGCGTACATGGATTTCCTGCTCCCGTCGTTCAAGCGGCGGGGCGCGGACAAGCTGCAGATTTACGCCGTGGGGCCGCCTGCGCATCCCTACGTTCGCCTCGCGCCGTACATCGATCTCGCGGGCATCTTCGACCAGACCTACCCCGGGCATAACAACAAGAACTTTTACGAGTTCTTCTACCCGGGCCTCCTGAAGAGCTGGGAGGGCTGGATGGGCGAGCCCGGGGGGCTCGATGCGCGCAAGTCGCAGGTGACGCTCTGGCCGCCGTACAACGACGCGGGGGGCGGCGGGCTCATCCTGACGATCTTCCACCCGCTCTGGGAGAAGGACCGCAAGCAGATCGCGGGCGCGATCGGGCTCGATCTGACGCTGAACCAGATCGTCGCTTACGTGCGCGACGTGAAGCTCGCGAACACGGGCTTCGCGTTCCTGGCGCAGGCGGACGGCAACGTCATCGCGGTGAACGAGAGCGGGCAGAAGCAGCTCGGGTTGCAGGAGAAAGCGGAGCAGCAGGGGCTCGCGCTGCTGAAGCGGCTGCTCAAGGACTCGACGGAGCCGCAGGTGGCCTCGATCGAGCTGCCCGAGGACGAGACGGTCCAGTACCGCGATAACGTGATGATCGGGGGCGAGCCTCACGTGATGGTGCTGAAGCGGCTCGCGCCCTTCAACACGTGGAGCAACGAGCGCATCGCGACCGAGTACTGGACGCTCGGGTTCGTGGTGCCGAAGAAAGAGATCTACGCCTCGCTCTACGCGGCGCAGCGCGCGATCGAGGACAGCCGCACGAGCATCGTGACGAGCCAGGCGTTCATCGCGATCGGCTCGTTCCTCGTGCTGATGGCGGGCGTGTTCCTCATCTCGCGGCGGATGACGGGCGCGCTCGTGGCGCTGTCGGGCGGCGCGGCGCGCATGCGCGAGGGTGACTATGGGGTGCGGGTCGCGGTCACGTCGGACGACGAGATCGGGCAGCTCTCGGTCGCCTTCAACGAAATGGCGGCCGAGATCCAGGCCCACACGCAGAACCTCGAGGAGCTCGTCAAGGCGCGCACGAAGGAGCTCGAGGAAGCGAACAAGGAGATCATGAGCCTGAACGCCCAGCTCGCGCAGGAGAACCTGCGGCTCGGGGCGGAGCTGAACGTGGCGCGGCAGCTTCAGCTCATGGTGCTGCCGCCCGCGCAGGAGCTGAAGGAGATCAAGGATCTCGACATCGCGGGGTACATGTCGCCGGCCGACGAGGTCGGGGGCGACTACTACGACGTCCTGCGGGGCAACGGGGTCGTGAAGATCGGGATCGGCGACGTGACCGGGCACGGCCTGGAGAGCGGCGTGCTGATGCTGATGGTGCAGACGGCGGTGCGGACGCTGCTCGCGAGCAACGAGACCGATCCGCAGCGGTTTTTGAGCATCGTCAACAAGGTCATCTACCAGAACATCCAGCGCATCAGCTCGGACAAGAACCTCACGCTTTCGCTCATGGATTACAGCGATGGCGTGCTACGCCTGACGGGCCAGCACGAAGAGGTCATCATCGTGCGGACCGACGGCACGCTCGAGCGCGTGGACACGACGGGCCTCGGGCTGCCGGTGGGGATGGATGAGGACATCAGCGACTTCCTCTCCAACATCGAGATCAAGCTCGCGATCGGGGATGTCGTGATTCTCTTCACGGACGGGGTCACCGAGGCAGAGCGCACGGATACGAAGCAGTACGGGGTGGAGCGTCTATGCGAGGTTGTGCTCCGCAACCACGACAAGACGTCGCAAGAGATCAAGGACGCGGTCATCGACGACGTGATGGCGCACATCGGCAACAACAAGATCTACGATGACATCACCGTGTTGGTCATCAAGAGGCTATGA
- a CDS encoding RNA polymerase sigma factor, with amino-acid sequence MTGAEAAGRLAEEGALDEAMDRYACGDSAAFATIHRALHPRLFSYLARMTASTSAADDLVQETFLRIHRARSTFARGGAVIPWAYAIARNVYTDHARAARLRQTERLPSDPGPDEVDRTAADGEAEAIAAETARVVERVLARLPAAQREAFVLIRYEGLSVQDAAAILGATPTAVKLRAFRAYEALRAELAALEGGGERGRR; translated from the coding sequence ATGACGGGGGCCGAGGCCGCGGGGAGGCTGGCCGAGGAGGGGGCGCTCGACGAGGCCATGGATCGCTACGCGTGCGGCGACAGCGCGGCCTTCGCGACGATCCACCGCGCTCTGCACCCGCGGCTCTTCTCGTACCTCGCGCGGATGACGGCCTCGACGAGCGCCGCCGACGATCTCGTGCAGGAGACCTTCCTGCGCATCCACCGCGCCCGCTCGACGTTCGCCCGCGGCGGCGCCGTGATCCCCTGGGCGTACGCGATCGCGCGCAACGTCTACACCGACCACGCCCGCGCCGCGCGCCTGCGCCAGACCGAGCGATTGCCGAGCGATCCAGGTCCCGACGAGGTCGATCGCACGGCCGCAGACGGCGAGGCCGAGGCGATCGCCGCCGAGACCGCGCGCGTGGTGGAGCGCGTCCTCGCCCGCCTCCCGGCTGCGCAGCGCGAGGCGTTCGTGCTCATCCGTTACGAGGGCCTGAGTGTGCAGGACGCGGCCGCGATCCTCGGCGCCACCCCGACGGCCGTGAAGCTGCGCGCCTTCCGCGCGTACGAGGCGCTGCGCGCAGAGCTGGCAGCGCTGGAGGGAGGAGGGGAACGTGGAAGACGGTGA
- a CDS encoding phosphatase PAP2 family protein, with protein sequence MELIDTIAAVDHALLRASRGTPDWATVFFFAITTVGGGWGALAILPFLAQRATRVTAAWLVAALLATSGTVTLIKALVGRARPCDSLEWCAPVFGASPGGHSFPSGHAAGSFAFALFVSMRKPTLAPLALAFAACVAWSRVHLGVHYPTDVMAGALLGSAFGAAFAWASTRYFTDPWRSGSRSTAASHPAPDGSGRPG encoded by the coding sequence GTGGAGCTCATCGACACCATCGCAGCCGTCGACCATGCGCTGCTCCGCGCGTCCCGGGGGACGCCGGACTGGGCGACGGTCTTCTTCTTCGCGATCACCACCGTGGGCGGAGGCTGGGGTGCGCTCGCCATCCTGCCCTTCCTGGCGCAGCGGGCCACACGGGTGACGGCCGCATGGCTCGTCGCGGCCCTCCTCGCGACCAGCGGCACGGTCACGCTGATCAAGGCGCTGGTCGGGCGGGCGCGGCCTTGCGATTCGCTCGAATGGTGCGCCCCGGTCTTCGGCGCCTCGCCCGGCGGGCACTCGTTCCCGAGCGGGCACGCGGCGGGCTCGTTCGCGTTCGCGCTCTTCGTCTCGATGCGAAAGCCCACGCTGGCCCCGCTCGCGCTCGCGTTCGCGGCCTGCGTCGCCTGGTCACGCGTGCACCTCGGCGTGCACTACCCGACCGACGTCATGGCGGGCGCGCTGCTCGGCTCGGCGTTCGGCGCGGCGTTCGCGTGGGCCTCGACGCGCTACTTCACAGATCCTTGGCGCAGCGGAAGCCGATCGACGGCTGCGTCGCATCCGGCACCTGATGGAAGCGGAAGGCCGGGTTGA
- a CDS encoding NrsF family protein — protein MEDGETFDLKGIDEIPDPLRRRPPLAPAAVPAEPSPTRADRQRRSALGIVAAVAWVLGVIAHLGLRPDLGAPGVALPLAAWAMVGAACLALVVGPGERGMPRAARVVQAVVILVPAAFVLLALPASLGAPEVPFSWPKSGRCVTWASVIAAVPMLVATLVFRRALLGAPAWRGAAIGALCGLGGTIGIHLHCGTLETAHVLLAHGLPMALGAALGAGLGAMGGRV, from the coding sequence GTGGAAGACGGTGAAACGTTCGACCTCAAAGGAATCGACGAGATCCCCGATCCGCTGCGCAGGCGCCCACCGCTCGCGCCCGCGGCCGTGCCGGCCGAGCCTTCGCCGACGCGGGCGGACAGGCAGCGCCGGAGCGCGCTGGGGATCGTGGCGGCGGTGGCCTGGGTGCTCGGGGTGATCGCCCACCTTGGCCTGCGCCCGGACCTCGGCGCGCCGGGCGTCGCGCTGCCGCTCGCGGCGTGGGCGATGGTGGGCGCCGCTTGTCTTGCCCTCGTGGTCGGGCCGGGAGAGCGCGGGATGCCGCGCGCCGCGCGGGTGGTGCAGGCCGTGGTGATCCTCGTCCCCGCGGCGTTCGTTCTTCTCGCGCTTCCAGCGTCGCTCGGGGCGCCGGAGGTGCCGTTTTCTTGGCCCAAGAGCGGGCGCTGCGTCACGTGGGCGAGCGTGATCGCCGCCGTCCCGATGCTGGTCGCGACGCTCGTGTTCCGGCGCGCGCTCCTCGGAGCGCCGGCCTGGAGGGGCGCGGCGATCGGCGCGCTCTGCGGGCTCGGGGGTACGATCGGCATCCACCTGCACTGCGGAACGCTGGAGACGGCGCACGTCCTGTTGGCGCACGGGCTGCCCATGGCCCTCGGCGCCGCCCTGGGGGCCGGGCTCGGGGCGATGGGGGGGCGTGTATGA